The Salmo salar chromosome ssa02, Ssal_v3.1, whole genome shotgun sequence genome segment TGGCAACCAGTTTGTGGACATGACAAGGTCAGTGATTCACCTGTAGCTAGTTGAATTCTAGCCTAATACAACCAGACAGTTATGCTAGCTAACTATAATGTTACCTTTCTTGGCTTTGTCAGCGGGAATATTCTGAGCTCTTAGGCGTTGATCCAAGATGTACAGCATTTCTCCACCGAGATTAATAAAAAGCAGGGGTAGCGTCCTCGAGGACATATTTGTCGTATTGTGCTggataactaacgttagctagcgaaacGTCCCTTCTGCCTTGTTTAAGCGTATGTAAGCTTCCACTTGGTTGCCAGTTCACAAAGAAAAAGGACCAATCAGGTAGCACGTAAGCTAACGTGCAAATATGTTTTGTTTTGTGCAAATCAAAAATTGAGACGTTTTGCGAAGGCTCAACCGTTTATGTtcatttatacctgtgttatgAACGTCACTGAGACACTGGGACAGCAGCCTGTAAAAAGCCTGTAAATCATCCTGAAAAAGGACCCAAATGCCAttgaaaacaagaaaaaacataaCTTTATTGTATATCTTATGTTCATTCATGGTGCTATGAATTCTTTAAGCAGTACTGTTTGAGGGTAGGGGTCAAATTTAAACAATACAGAAGTAAAAATGTACATAGTATAACAATGACAATTTGTATCAACAATATGTGACATGAGGTTAATTTATCCTCCAGTTGAAAATGTCTTCAAATTACTGTACAAGTCAAACATCCCCATTTCTGATGCGAATTTCACGGGCCATCCTGCACGTCTCAAATAATCCACAGCAACAGGTCATCAATGCATCATTGCATATTGTCCCCTGTAAGAAAATATGATATTCAAATATGATGAGAATGAATCCACCAAATATTTGACAGATCACGAGGCTAATTTATTTGTCAGTATGTGAACTGATGAAACGGTCCCCTTCTGTCTTTCATAATAAAAGGGTGAGACTGGCTGGGACAGGAATGAGTTGCAGTTCTCCCTAGTGTGCTTTAAAATGACATACTCAATGCATGAATGCATCACTATCCCTAATTTCTTTAGGCTCCTATAGGTAACATACCTGAATCCCATAGGTCAATCTCATGTGGGTCCTCATGGCTGTCATGCCTCCTGGAACACAGGCCAGGCACGCGTTCTCACCGTACTTGTTAGCTGTGTAGCAACTTAATGCTAGTGGGCAGATGAAGCCCAAGGCACCTGTATGACAACATTTTACCTTATTGTAAAATCCAGAAAATAGGAAACACTTTTTACTTGAAACACTTGACAACCATTAAACCCTATGGTATGGTACGAGGTAGGACTACTTAGAGATGATACTTAAGGTCTTATTATTTGTCTCAATACTCACAGACTAGGATGTCACTGCAGCAGGAGCATAGCCCAGTGCTCCACTCGCCCGTCTGCACATTTGTCCCATAAGAGCCTGCTCCTGGCTGGTGGGTGATAACTGGGTTTGACATGTCAATCAAATGGGGTCAGCTTCAGTCACCTAAAAACGAACCACATCCAACAGTTAGCACAGTGATTGAAGTTTGATAATTTCCCCATTACAGTAATAAAACAAAACTAGCAGCATGTTATTCCTTCGGGATAATTGCACATAGGAAAGTTCAAATAAAAGTTCCATACACTGGTACTCAAGTAATTTATTTGGTACTCAAGTTTATACACATGTCCATTCATACCCTGAACCACCATCTTACATCATATACTACAACCCTCTCATGTATTGCAATAGGTTTTAATATAATTACATATGTAAAATGGGATATTGTTGTATTGCCATTTCATTAAACAAAGACTAATAATAACTGTTGTATAACTGTCATGTATCATCAAAAGGACAAGACATGGTGTTCAATCTCTGAGAAACCACTTCAAATACTTTGTATACTCTAGTATAGAAATATGCCAAATGTCATACATGTACATCCCTTTCAACTGTTCCTCAGAAACATTTTAGGTAGTTGTTTATTGATAAGTAGTTACTCTATTGTAGCTTTTTCTACATATGTGAGAACAGAGGAAAAAGCATGTCACTTACCTATCTTGTCTGCAGCTCTGAGCCTCTCCTGATCTGAGTCGATACACTTTAACAGGAAGTTACTAAAGCTGTGAACAAGCGCTGGTTACACACTCCTACTATGTTTCTCAAGACAACTCTCAACCGCAGTGAAAACACCAAATTCACAGTAAGACAATTAAGCTGTTTAATGACCTCAACATTCCGCAGTATTATAGGTTTCAAGGTCAATTCACAGGTGACAGATCATGAGTATAACCTTGGTTTAACATAGGTCGGTCGATAAACACCAGATATCTGATGTTCTTTCAGTTCTCGTAAACACGATTCCAAGCTATGTTCAGGAAAGTCATCATATGATTAATCTTACACTTCAGTTTCAACCACAGTTCAACCATAGGGCGTAATGTTATTTTTTCTCATATCTTTCATTAGCATTTTAATCAGCATCAAGCAGAAGTGTTTTATCTCTTTCAATTGGGGGTAGTTACATATCACCATACACAAGTGACTATATGTGGTAAAAGTGAAAAAAAGACAGCAAACAAATAGATTATACAATACATTTTATTAAAATGATTAATTGTGGGTTTATTTGACACTCTCAGGTCACATAAGACGGAGCTCAAAGACATTGCCCACACCAAAACCACATATCTGCATCACTGCATTTATTTGGCCAAATGTGGTTTGATGATGCATCTACTTGCAGAAGGGACAAGAAGAATGAAGACTTGGTGTACTACAAACAATAGGTTATTTATGTTTCTTATTACAGTATAACAATACATGGGAAAATTCATTTTACATGGCCTGGTGGCATGGGTTGGTGGAGATTTCTCCTTAAGACAAATGGAATGGTCGAAAAGGAGCAAACTCCGCTCACTGGGCCATGCAAAACGAATTTGTCCATTGAGAGCAAGACTGAATGCATAGAGTAAGACAGACGTTGGATACTGTAGCAGTTTATTGGGTTCCTGTAGCTGCTGTCCTGGCTGGTTCTGCCAGCGTGGGGGGAGGGGTCTGCTTAATTTTCTTCCTTTGCTCCAGTTTCTGTTTCTGCACCTCTTTGAAGACCTAAGAAAGGACAGTCATATAAACCTACAGCAAAAAGCCcaacaatgacaacaacaacCAAATTATAAATGTCTTCATTTGGGGCGGaaaatagcctagtggttagagcgttggactagtaaccaaaaggttgcaagatcgaatccccgagctgacaaggtaaaaatctgtaattctgcccctgaacaaggcagctaacccactgttcctaggccatcattgaaaataagaatttgttcttaactgagttgcctagttaaataaaggtaaaataaaaatcttTGCTTTGACTTTTAGATTAAGTCATGCATTAGACTAATGGTAAAAGCCATGGTTCAACAGCCTGCATACAGCAGAAATATTAACAAGAAAATtgctagtctggtcccagatctgtttgtgccgtcttgccaACCATACAGTACAAACCACTCTGGGACCAAGCTAGAAAATTGCACTAAGTAAAGTGAATTTAGTTTTGTTGTGTACCTTTATGCACAGGGCCTTCTTGGCCAGCCAGCGTCGGGTGGCATGTCTGTAGTACTCCGGGGGGAAAGTGTAGGTGATGCCCAGCTGCTGGCAGACATGTTCAAAGGCGTCGTAGCGTGTTACCCTGAGGTGCTTGAGCAGCTTCTTCCTGCGGTCTATGGCCATGAGCATCCATCGCTTGTTTGCTTTGTCCTGATACAAAGATGGGGGGCCAAAACACAGAGTAAGAGgtcaaatggagaaaaaaaataagctTAAAGAGATAACAATATTTAAGGCTTGATTCAATCCATAGCGCTGAAGAGCAGCACTGTAGGGcgattgaaatgtaaaggtaatatcTCATTGATCTGACCAATGCAGCATTCACTGTGAAAGAAGTCGCCGCAAgaatattgcctttaaatttataTTGTGCTGTAACGCAgctcttcatggctacagattgAATCGAACCCCTAGTCTGGGAACATGTCTTTTACATAATAGAGGAGTTTTTTACTAATTAAAAATAGCATAGTGATTTTGAAACTGTCAAAACCAAACTGTCTAAAAGTGAGATACAGTATAGTGAGACTGCCAAACCTTGGCTTTAACATTTTAGCTGTGCTAAAGGATAGTTATATTTTGCAATACGTCTGCAAAAATGTTGGATACAATGTTACGTGTATACGTTGTGACAGTGTAAATTCCCAGCATGCAGCAGCACCACTACTACTCTGTTAAATGTCATGGTGGGTGTATGCACTACACAGGAAATCCTGTTGACAAACCTCACACCAGACAGGGAGGGGATAGGAAATGAAACGCATGGAAATAATATGCATTCACGTCACTGTTACTATAGGGACTTAAAATTACACAGTCTTGCATTTACCCTTCGCCCATACACACCTTTGTATGTTTGTGCAGGTGCTCCTGGTAGTTTCGGATTTTGGAGGTCAAAATGGCCACTAAAAGGTCAAGAAAGGGGTTAAGAAATGAACAAACAATTGCTGAAATAAGGTGTTTCCTCAGAGGAAAATCACGTTTGTTCACTAGGTCCAAAACGGGAACCTACCCTTGACTTCTGTAGAGCTGCGGTCAGCTTCATCCCTCTGGACTTTTGCAATCAGCTGCTCCGTTTTCAATTTCAACTTCTCGCTCTAGTGACACACAACATGGTGTTTTGATTATGCAATATCCAGCATAGGTATAGAAAAACGGTCGTATCATAATATAAACTATAGCAACTAACAGAGGTATACACAAACTGTAGTTACTCTATTGTAGTTATTCTTATGAGCGCAAAGAGAAAGACTAGATGAATAGAATGTAGTAACAAGGTGAAAAGAACATACATGGCTTGCTAGTTCCAGTGTCAGAAGTCTTTTGACCAGGTCATCAGCTCTGTAAACAACATAATAACAGATCA includes the following:
- the LOC123723997 gene encoding cornifelin; this translates as MSNPVITHQPGAGSYGTNVQTGEWSTGLCSCCSDILVCALGFICPLALSCYTANKYGENACLACVPGGMTAMRTHMRLTYGIQGTICNDALMTCCCGLFETCRMAREIRIRNGDV
- the LOC106583175 gene encoding 28S ribosomal protein S15, mitochondrial produces the protein MLSSMALRSALKSTSVVLRECGVLSRLKGTCASLQLKHGAFTSVITGPSHSNNETALTGIGSFTIQSVRNYARVIRKKKPVMKSQLSDLPPTMLKMEYAAVPLAQTADDLVKRLLTLELASHSEKLKLKTEQLIAKVQRDEADRSSTEVKVAILTSKIRNYQEHLHKHTKDKANKRWMLMAIDRRKKLLKHLRVTRYDAFEHVCQQLGITYTFPPEYYRHATRRWLAKKALCIKVFKEVQKQKLEQRKKIKQTPPPTLAEPARTAATGTQ